In Zingiber officinale cultivar Zhangliang chromosome 8B, Zo_v1.1, whole genome shotgun sequence, a single genomic region encodes these proteins:
- the LOC122017335 gene encoding magnesium transporter MRS2-11, chloroplastic-like isoform X1 yields the protein MVVQLYVNLFPWRGGSAGEPSFAQSLMSSSSLLLFLDLSRFFHQADRASLLPFRAFSASVSSTSLSTYPTRSLLSIHPVLSVSRSTVRSLSEKGGGDGGGAVVRSQQENTEGELAEAEKEFVADGVGISGTSESEPSFQQQEKRRRMVASADSISLGIREPVYEVIEVKSDGTVSTRKINRRQLLKSSGLRPRDVRSVDPSLWLMNSMPSLLVREQAILMNLGSLRAIVMNERVLIFDYNRKGGRAFLKTLLPRLNSKSNSGGLAMPFELEVVEAALLSRINRLEHRIMDIEPRVVALLEVLLLPNRLTADVLEDLRLSKQTLVELGSRAGELKQMLLDLLEDPHEIRRICIMGRNCTIRRGSNDVECSLLLDKQIAEEEEEEIEMLLENYLQRCESCHGQAERLLDSAKEMEDSIAVNLSSRRLEVSRVELLLQVGTFCVAVGALVAGIFGMNLRSYLEEHAWAFWLTTTGIIFGAVAAFFLLYSYLKSRRIL from the exons ATGGTGGTACAGTTGTACGTCAATTTGTTTCCTTGGCGCGGTGGCTCAGCCGGGGAGCCCTCTTTCGCCCAAAGCTTGATGTCTTCGTCTTCCTTGCTCCTCTTCCTCGACCTGTCCCGATTCTTCCATCAAGCGGACCGGGCCTCCTTACTCCCCTTCCGCGCCTTCTCCGCTTCCGTCTCCTCCACTTCCCTCTCTACATATCCGACCCGGAGCCTCCTCTCGATCCATCCCGTGCTCTCAGTCTCCAGATCCACCGTGAGGTCATTATCTGAGAAGGGAGGCGGCGATGGAGGAGGCGCTGTCGTTCGGAGTCAGCAGGAGAATACGGAGGGGGAGTTGGCCGAAGCGGAGAAGGAGTTTGTGGCAGATGGCGTCGGTATTAGCGGCACAAGTGAGTCGGAACCTTCATTTCAGCAGCAGGAGAAGAGACGCAGGATGGTGGCCTCTGCGGATTCGATCTCGCTTGGCATCAGAGAACCTGTGTACGAG GTGATTGAAGTTAAATCAGATGGTACAGTGTCTACAAGGAAGATTAACAGGCGACAATTGTTGAAATCTAGCG GCCTACGACCCAGAGATGTCAGGAGTGTAGACCCATCATTGTGGCTGATGAATTCAATGCCATCTTTGCTG GTGCGAGAACAAGCTATATTAATGAATTTGGGCTCCTTAAGGGCAATTGTTATGAATGAACGTGTTCTTATATTTGATTATAACAG AAAAGGAGGGAGAGCCTTCTTAAAAACATTGTTGCCTCGCTTAAATTCTAAAAGCAACAGCGGTGGACTTGCCATGCCTTTTGAGCTCGAG GTTGTTGAAGCTGCACTACTTTCTCGAATAAACCGGTTGGAGCACAGAATAATGGATATTGAACCTCGT GTGGTTGCATTACTTGAAGTTCTTCTTCTTCCCAATAGATTGACAGCCGATGTGTTGGAAGATCTACGTCTGAGCAAACAAACTTTG GTTGAATTGGGTTCACGAGCAGGAGAGTTGAAACAgatgcttcttgatcttcttgagGATCCTCATGAAATTCGTCGCATATGCATAATGGGGAGAAATTGCACAATTCGCCGGGGGAGTAATGACGTGGAATGTTCCCTTCTCTTGGACAAACAAATTGCTGAAG aagaagaggaagagatcgAAATGCTCTTGGAGAATTATCTTCAACG ATGTGAATCCTGCCATGGTCAAGCTGAAAGACTTCTTGATTCTGCCAAGGAAATGGAAGACTCTATTGCTGTGAACCTGAG CTCTCGCCGACTTGAAGTTAGTAGAGTAGAGTTGCTTCTCCAAGTTGGGACGTTCTGTGTTGCAGTTGGGGCTTTAGTAGCAG GAATATTCGGCATGAATCTAAGATCCTACCTTGAGGAGCATGCG TGGGCATTTTGGTTGACTACAACAGGGATAATATTTGGCGCAGTGGCTGCGTTTTTTCTACTCTACTCTTATCTCAAGTCGAGAAGGATCTTGTGA
- the LOC122017335 gene encoding magnesium transporter MRS2-11, chloroplastic-like isoform X2, translated as MVVQLYVNLFPWRGGSAGEPSFAQSLMSSSSLLLFLDLSRFFHQADRASLLPFRAFSASVSSTSLSTYPTRSLLSIHPVLSVSRSTVRSLSEKGGGDGGGAVVRSQQENTEGELAEAEKEFVADGVGISGTSESEPSFQQQEKRRRMVASADSISLGIREPVYEVIEVKSDGTVSTRKINRRQLLKSSGLRPRDVRSVDPSLWLMNSMPSLLVREQAILMNLGSLRAIVMNERVLIFDYNRKGGRAFLKTLLPRLNSKSNSGGLAMPFELEVVEAALLSRINRLEHRIMDIEPRVELGSRAGELKQMLLDLLEDPHEIRRICIMGRNCTIRRGSNDVECSLLLDKQIAEEEEEEIEMLLENYLQRCESCHGQAERLLDSAKEMEDSIAVNLSSRRLEVSRVELLLQVGTFCVAVGALVAGIFGMNLRSYLEEHAWAFWLTTTGIIFGAVAAFFLLYSYLKSRRIL; from the exons ATGGTGGTACAGTTGTACGTCAATTTGTTTCCTTGGCGCGGTGGCTCAGCCGGGGAGCCCTCTTTCGCCCAAAGCTTGATGTCTTCGTCTTCCTTGCTCCTCTTCCTCGACCTGTCCCGATTCTTCCATCAAGCGGACCGGGCCTCCTTACTCCCCTTCCGCGCCTTCTCCGCTTCCGTCTCCTCCACTTCCCTCTCTACATATCCGACCCGGAGCCTCCTCTCGATCCATCCCGTGCTCTCAGTCTCCAGATCCACCGTGAGGTCATTATCTGAGAAGGGAGGCGGCGATGGAGGAGGCGCTGTCGTTCGGAGTCAGCAGGAGAATACGGAGGGGGAGTTGGCCGAAGCGGAGAAGGAGTTTGTGGCAGATGGCGTCGGTATTAGCGGCACAAGTGAGTCGGAACCTTCATTTCAGCAGCAGGAGAAGAGACGCAGGATGGTGGCCTCTGCGGATTCGATCTCGCTTGGCATCAGAGAACCTGTGTACGAG GTGATTGAAGTTAAATCAGATGGTACAGTGTCTACAAGGAAGATTAACAGGCGACAATTGTTGAAATCTAGCG GCCTACGACCCAGAGATGTCAGGAGTGTAGACCCATCATTGTGGCTGATGAATTCAATGCCATCTTTGCTG GTGCGAGAACAAGCTATATTAATGAATTTGGGCTCCTTAAGGGCAATTGTTATGAATGAACGTGTTCTTATATTTGATTATAACAG AAAAGGAGGGAGAGCCTTCTTAAAAACATTGTTGCCTCGCTTAAATTCTAAAAGCAACAGCGGTGGACTTGCCATGCCTTTTGAGCTCGAG GTTGTTGAAGCTGCACTACTTTCTCGAATAAACCGGTTGGAGCACAGAATAATGGATATTGAACCTCGT GTTGAATTGGGTTCACGAGCAGGAGAGTTGAAACAgatgcttcttgatcttcttgagGATCCTCATGAAATTCGTCGCATATGCATAATGGGGAGAAATTGCACAATTCGCCGGGGGAGTAATGACGTGGAATGTTCCCTTCTCTTGGACAAACAAATTGCTGAAG aagaagaggaagagatcgAAATGCTCTTGGAGAATTATCTTCAACG ATGTGAATCCTGCCATGGTCAAGCTGAAAGACTTCTTGATTCTGCCAAGGAAATGGAAGACTCTATTGCTGTGAACCTGAG CTCTCGCCGACTTGAAGTTAGTAGAGTAGAGTTGCTTCTCCAAGTTGGGACGTTCTGTGTTGCAGTTGGGGCTTTAGTAGCAG GAATATTCGGCATGAATCTAAGATCCTACCTTGAGGAGCATGCG TGGGCATTTTGGTTGACTACAACAGGGATAATATTTGGCGCAGTGGCTGCGTTTTTTCTACTCTACTCTTATCTCAAGTCGAGAAGGATCTTGTGA
- the LOC122017335 gene encoding magnesium transporter MRS2-11, chloroplastic-like isoform X3, translating to MVVQLYVNLFPWRGGSAGEPSFAQSLMSSSSLLLFLDLSRFFHQADRASLLPFRAFSASVSSTSLSTYPTRSLLSIHPVLSVSRSTVRSLSEKGGGDGGGAVVRSQQENTEGELAEAEKEFVADGVGISGTSESEPSFQQQEKRRRMVASADSISLGIREPVYEVIEVKSDGTVSTRKINRRQLLKSSGLRPRDVRSVDPSLWLMNSMPSLLVREQAILMNLGSLRAIVMNERVLIFDYNRKGGRAFLKTLLPRLNSKSNSGGLAMPFELEVVEAALLSRINRLEHRIMDIEPRVVALLEVLLLPNRLTADVLEDLRLSKQTLVELGSRAGELKQMLLDLLEDPHEIRRICIMGRNCTIRRGSNDVECSLLLDKQIAEEEEEEIEMLLENYLQRGFSHLGGLYLSITDSRSTQRTPIS from the exons ATGGTGGTACAGTTGTACGTCAATTTGTTTCCTTGGCGCGGTGGCTCAGCCGGGGAGCCCTCTTTCGCCCAAAGCTTGATGTCTTCGTCTTCCTTGCTCCTCTTCCTCGACCTGTCCCGATTCTTCCATCAAGCGGACCGGGCCTCCTTACTCCCCTTCCGCGCCTTCTCCGCTTCCGTCTCCTCCACTTCCCTCTCTACATATCCGACCCGGAGCCTCCTCTCGATCCATCCCGTGCTCTCAGTCTCCAGATCCACCGTGAGGTCATTATCTGAGAAGGGAGGCGGCGATGGAGGAGGCGCTGTCGTTCGGAGTCAGCAGGAGAATACGGAGGGGGAGTTGGCCGAAGCGGAGAAGGAGTTTGTGGCAGATGGCGTCGGTATTAGCGGCACAAGTGAGTCGGAACCTTCATTTCAGCAGCAGGAGAAGAGACGCAGGATGGTGGCCTCTGCGGATTCGATCTCGCTTGGCATCAGAGAACCTGTGTACGAG GTGATTGAAGTTAAATCAGATGGTACAGTGTCTACAAGGAAGATTAACAGGCGACAATTGTTGAAATCTAGCG GCCTACGACCCAGAGATGTCAGGAGTGTAGACCCATCATTGTGGCTGATGAATTCAATGCCATCTTTGCTG GTGCGAGAACAAGCTATATTAATGAATTTGGGCTCCTTAAGGGCAATTGTTATGAATGAACGTGTTCTTATATTTGATTATAACAG AAAAGGAGGGAGAGCCTTCTTAAAAACATTGTTGCCTCGCTTAAATTCTAAAAGCAACAGCGGTGGACTTGCCATGCCTTTTGAGCTCGAG GTTGTTGAAGCTGCACTACTTTCTCGAATAAACCGGTTGGAGCACAGAATAATGGATATTGAACCTCGT GTGGTTGCATTACTTGAAGTTCTTCTTCTTCCCAATAGATTGACAGCCGATGTGTTGGAAGATCTACGTCTGAGCAAACAAACTTTG GTTGAATTGGGTTCACGAGCAGGAGAGTTGAAACAgatgcttcttgatcttcttgagGATCCTCATGAAATTCGTCGCATATGCATAATGGGGAGAAATTGCACAATTCGCCGGGGGAGTAATGACGTGGAATGTTCCCTTCTCTTGGACAAACAAATTGCTGAAG aagaagaggaagagatcgAAATGCTCTTGGAGAATTATCTTCAACG GGGCTTCTCTCATTTGGGTGGATTGTACCTTTCAATCACTGACAGCAGAAGCACACAACGCACACCCATAAGCTGA
- the LOC122017338 gene encoding GDSL esterase/lipase At5g03820-like: MEFWRGRTGATTNLALVAVVLAAMVEISAGQGLVPGVMIFGDSVVDAGNNNNLATLVRADFPPYGRDFLQHKPTGRFCNGKLATDFTVENLGFTSYPPAYLSNEAAGTNLLNGANFASAASGYLNSTANLYHAIPLAQQVQYYKEYQSKVETIAGREKARTLFSGSIYILSAGNSDFIQNYYVNPMLSGSYTPDQFSGLLAKSFTNFVQNVYDLGARRVGVTSLPPMGCLPAAIALFGGGNNGCVTRLNNDAVAFNTKINTAAEALKRSHPDLRLVIFDIYKPLLDLINNPGSNGFFESKRACCGTGTIETSLLCNTGTLGTCINATGYVFWDSFHPSEAANRVLSDALLLQGIDLIS; this comes from the exons ATGGAGTTTTGGAGAGGAAGAACTGGTGCAACCACGAATCTGGCTCTTGTCGCTGTTGTGTTGGCTGCAATGGTGGAAATCTCCGCGGGGCAAGGGCTGGTCCCTGGTGTCATGATCTTCGGAGACTCCGTCGTCGACGCTGGAAACAACAATAACCTTGCCACTCTTGTCAGGGCCGACTTCCCTCCTTATGGAAGAGACTTTCTGCAGCACAAGCCCACAGGAAGGTTCTGCAATGGCAAGCTTGCAACTGACTTCACCG TCGAGAACCTCGGATTCACTTCATATCCACCAGCCTACCTCAGCAATGAAGCTGCAGGAACAAATCTCTTGAATGGCGCCAACTTTGCCTCTGCTGCGTCTGGATACTTGAACAGCACTGCAAATCTCTAT CATGCAATCCCTCTAGCCCAGCAGGTGCAGTACTACAAGGAGTACCAGTCCAAAGTGGAAACCATTGCCGGGAGAGAAAAAGCGAGGACCCTATTCAGTGGTTCCATCTACATTCTCAGCGCTGGGAATAGCGATTTCATCCAGAACTACTACGTCAATCCTATGCTCAGTGGAAGTTACACCCCTGATCAGTTCTCTGGCTTGCTGGCGAAATCTTTTACCAATTTCGTTCAG AATGTGTACGATTTGGGAGCGCGCAGAGTCGGTGTCACATCTCTACCCCCAATGGGGTGCCTTCCAGCAGCCATCGCTTTGTTTGGTGGTGGCAATAATGGCTGCGTGACACGGCTCAATAACGATGCAGTCGCCTTCAACACGAAGATCAACACGGCTGCTGAAGCCCTGAAAAGAAGTCACCCTGATCTGAGGCTAGTCATCTTCGACATCTATAAACCTCTCCTGGACCTGATCAACAACCCTGGGAGCAATG GTTTCTTCGAGTCAAAGCGAGCTTGCTGTGGCACAGGGACAATCGAGACATCGCTTCTTTGCAACACAGGAACGCTGGGGACATGCATTAACGCCACTGGGTATGTGTTCTGGGATAGCTTTCATCCTTCGGAGGCTGCTAACAGGGTCTTGTCTGATGCTCTCCTGCTCCAGGGCATTGATCTGATCTCATAA
- the LOC122017337 gene encoding protein CHUP1, chloroplastic-like: MEKAKTLREAAKLKSLLLIALPFAALIFSGLTKITIKRNRKPCGLPFHEEESLMDSSASSCSTYDFDSSSIYQEEEEDVDLEQVEFLPRCLENPSDALTVNIQEAATDGRACEITSSTKDETEPLQLMTLKEEMESLNSLVAAIADRANEMESEFQDYYSAKENEADFHKLQIMSLSYKLECLEANNRRLESTIRSQHLKKLREELKFQQRKINKMQKIERLHHLEARRQTLVMSAREDELSRIEEELKEVKEFANRLMQENSSLDCKLEALTGIIQSASEAKAEMVKSESFRTVSNQELLDQLELFRYQWYLEMEELIYLGWVGACLSHELTMNQEHQEQEDLNPVQEIEEQLIMENEVVKSCRVEFHDSECSPAAAEISNETCMDLEVEGSKKSRRSCGLKKARLLRKLRGWAKVKRTSETELMD, encoded by the exons ATGGagaaggccaagaccttaagagAAGCAGCCAAGCTGAAGTCTCTGCTTCTAATAGCTCTCCCCTTTGCTGCCCTCATCTTCTCAGGCCTCACAAAGATCACCATAAAAAGAAACCGAAAACCTTGTGGCCTTCCGTTCCACGAAGAAGAAAGCCTGATGGATTCTTCTGCTTCCAGTTGTTCCACATATGATTTCGATTCATCCTCCAtataccaagaggaagaagaggatgtTGATCTTGAACAAGTAGAGTTCCTGCCGAGGTGTCTAGAAAATCCAAGCGATGCTTTGACGGTTAATATCCAAGAAGCTGCAACTGATGGCAGAGCTTGTGAGATTACATCATCTACCAAAGATGAAACAGAACCTCTGCAACTGATGACTCTAAAAGAAGAGATGGAATCTTTGAACTCACTTGTGGCTGCAATTGCTGACAGAGCAAATGAGATGGAGTCAGAATTCCAGGACTACTACAGTGCAAAGGAGAATGAAGCGGATTTCCACAAGCTACAGATTATGTCTTTAAGTTACAAGCTCGAGTGTCTGGAAGCCAACAACCGGAGGCTCGAGAGCACCATTCGCAGTCAACATCTCAAGAAACTGAGAGAGGAACTCAAGTTTCAGCAGAGGAAGATAAACAAGATGCAAAAAATAGAGAGGCTTCATCATCTCGAAGCACGGCGGCAAACTCTGGTTATGAGCGCTCGAGAAGATGAGTTGTCCAGGATAGAGGAGGAGTTGAAAGAAGTGAAGGAATTTGCAAATCGATTGATGCAGGAAAACAGTTCATTAGATTGCAAGCTGGAAGCATTGACAGGAATCATTCAATCTGCATCAGAG GCAAAAGCAGAGATGGTCAAGAGTGAAAGCTTCAGGACTGTTTCGAACCAGGAGTTGCTCGATCAACTGGAGCTGTTCCGGTATCAATGGTACCTGGAAATGGAGGAGCTTATATACTTAGGCTGGGTCGGTGCTTGCTTGAGCCATGAACTCACCATGAACCAAGAACACCAAGAACAAGAAGATTTGAATCCAGTTCAGGAGATCGAAGAGCAGCTGATCATGGAGAATGAAGTTGTGAAGAGTTGCAGGGTGGAGTTCCATGACTCCGAATGTTCCCCAGCGGCTGCAGAGATCAGCAACGAAACTTGCATGGATTTGGAAGTTGAAGGCAGCAAGAAGAGCCGTCGTTCTTGTGGGTTGAAGAAAGCAAGGTTGCTGCGCAAGCTTAGAGGATGGGCCAAAGTAAAGAGAACATCGGAAACAGAATTGATGGATTAG